A genomic segment from Sciurus carolinensis chromosome 1, mSciCar1.2, whole genome shotgun sequence encodes:
- the LOC124965225 gene encoding LOW QUALITY PROTEIN: antizyme inhibitor 2-like (The sequence of the model RefSeq protein was modified relative to this genomic sequence to represent the inferred CDS: inserted 1 base in 1 codon; deleted 1 base in 1 codon; substituted 1 base at 1 genomic stop codon) yields MSTHRGGPRERLRSPESSWLKELIALGPGEPAWQEVLRKIQEFSQSDHRDPFMVADLDELASRHQAFRQALPRVWPFYSVKSSSSPWVLRVLAPLGTGFDCASQAELEHVLSLGVAPVCIIYANPCKASAHIQYAACHRVKLLTFDSEEELTEVAQHHPGAGLVLRILAEDSKSRFPLNTKFGASLEVCGHLLTTARDLGLAVVGASFHVGSDCQTPQSFAQAIADCCRVFEMGXWGHDKSLLDLRGGFPGAEGSQPKFEEMASVINAALAQDFPEGTGVEVIAEPGRFYMAPVCTVAVKVIGKKAVLEPGGLWKLLYYLNEGWYGSFRIFLREPVLRTPIVVKEVLSEPRLCPCTLFHPTCDTFDGLSXEEVWLPELDVGDWLIFPAFPAGPYTCCMSSTSNGFLPAAVHCALGPQRRCLEGLEEGRWGTLTRSLLEMAP; encoded by the exons ATGAGTACCCACCGTGGGGGCCCAAGGGAGAGACTTAGGTCCCCTGAAAGTTCATGGCTGAAGGAGCTCATCGCCCTGGGGCCTGGGGAACCGGCCTGGCAGGAAGTCCTGAGGAAGATCCAGGAGTTCTCCCAATCG GACCACCGAGACCCCTTCATGGTGGCCGACCTGGACGAGCTGGCCAGCCGCCATCAGGCTTTCCGCCAGGCCCTGCCAAGGGTCTGGCCCTTCTACTCGGTGAAGTCCAGCAGCAGCCCCTGGGTGCTGCGTGTCCTGGCTCCCTTGGGCACGGGCTTTGACTGTGCCAGCCAG GCGGAGCTGGAGCATGTGCTGAGCCTGGGCGTGGCCCCCGTGTGCATCATCTATGCCAACCCCTGCAAGGCCAGCGCCCACATTCAGTATGCCGCCTGCCACAGGGTGAAGCTCCTGACCTTTGACAGCGAGGAAGAGCTGACCGAGGTGGCCCAGCACCACCCTGGGGCCGG GCTGGTCCTCCGGATATTGGCTGAGGACAGCAAGAGCAGATTCCCCTTGAACACCAAGTTTGGAGCCAGCCTGGAGGTTTGTGGACACCTGCTCACGACTGCCAGAGACCTGGGGCTGGCGGTGGTTGGAGCCAG CTTCCACGTGGGCTCCGATTGCCAGACACCCCAGAGCTTCGCACAGGCTATTGCTGACTGCTGCCGCGTGTTTGAGATGG CATGGGGCCACGACAAGAGCCTCCTGGATCTCAGAGGGGGCTTCCCTGGAGCGGAGGGCTCTCAGCCTAAGTTTGAGGAG ATGGCGAGTGTCATCAATGCTGCCCTGGCCCAGGACTTTCCCGAGGGGACTGGTGTCGAGGTCATCGCGGAGCCTGGACGCTTCTACATGGCGCCCGTCTGCACAGTCGCAGTCAAAGTCATCGGCAAGAAGGCGGTGCTGGAGCCCG GAGGCCTCTGGAAGCTGCTCTACTACCTCAATGAGGGCTGGTATGGTTCCTTCCGCATCTTCCTCAGGGAGCCAGTCCTCAGGACACCCATCGTAGTGAAG GAGGTCCTCTCAGAGCCCCGCCTCTGCCCCTGCACCCTCTTCCACCCCACGTGTGATACCTTTGATGGGCTCTCCTAGGAGGAGGTGTGGCTTCCCGAGCTGGACGTGGGCGACTGGCTCATCTTCCCGGCCTTCCCGGCG GGGCCCTACACCTGCTGCATGAGCTCCACCTCCAATGGCTTCCTGCCTGCGGCAGTTCACTGTGCCCTGGGCCCCCAGCGCAGGTGTCTGGAGGGGTTGGAGGAAGGGCGCTGGGGCACTCTCACCAG GAGCCTGCTGGAGATGGCGCCTTAG